In a single window of the Allobranchiibius huperziae genome:
- a CDS encoding ATP-dependent helicase has protein sequence MSTGVDVLDRFSPITRAWFTGTFSEPTSAQVGAWDAISSGSHTLVVAPTGSGKTLSAFLWALDRMTTETTPEDPQKRCRVLYISPMKALAVDVERNLRAPLVGLRHAATRLGAEPPDVTVAVRSGDTPAQERRAFTRSPSDVLITTPESLFLLLTSAARESLTGIETVILDEVHALAGTKRGAHLAVSLERLDALLDKPAQRVGLSATVRPVDEVARFLAGGRPVTCVQPPSTKEWDLDVVVPVPDLSELGQPTDDLTGAAAGPRERSSIWPHVEERIVDLIAQHRSTLVFANSRRLAERLTTRLNEIWQERTAEADEAVAEGDSRPPAEVMAQAGSARGAPAVLARAHHGSVSKEQRGEIEDALKTGTLPAVVATSSLELGIDMGAVDLVIQVESPPSVASGLQRVGRAGHQVGAVSHGVVFPKFRGDLVQTAVVVERMRDGGIEALRVPANPIDVLAQQIVAMCAMDDWDVDELFALMQRSASFGTLARTVLESVLDMLSGRYPSEEFAELRPRIVWDRVGGSLSGRPGAQRLAVTSGGTIPDRGLYAVFLASGDGPGRRVGELDEEMVYESRVGDLFTLGTSTWRIEDITHDRVLVTPAPGQPGKLPFWKGDSLGRPAELGAAVGAFVREVGALPDDKAHERVKAAGLDQWAADNLIAYLREQQEATGQLSHDRQIVVERFRDELGDWRIVIHSPYGAGVHAPWALAIAARMRERFGLEVQAMHGDDGIVLRLLDLDLDEGEQSLGSALMEIVALDPDEVHQLVTEQIGGSALFAARFRECAARALLLPRRQPGKRQALWQQRQRASQLLEVASRYPSFPIVLEAVRECIQDVFDVPGLTQLMRDIGARRIRMVQVDTQRPSPFAASLLFGYVAQFLYEGDSPLAERRAAALALDPSLLSDLLGTSEGASLRDLLDPQVVTDTGLELQRLAEGRRARNAEEVADLVRVLGPLTLEEITERSDSGQDAVRGWLTDLIGTRRLIEPSWGGTVRYAAIEDSSRLRDALGVALPPGVPGAFLEPVDDPLGELLSRYARTHIPFTVMEAAESFGLGRAVVHDGLRRLVGAGRLVEGEFRPGMQSGEGAALEFCDREVLRILKRRSLASLRAEVEPVPAVELARFMPSWQGVQGRARGADGLLRAVEQLAGARVPASALETLVLPARVVGYTPGLLDELTTSGEVLWQGHAALPGDDGWVSLHLTETAHLTLAPADDTLEFTETHTALMDALGAGGAYFFRMLSDAAHSTNDTELVGALWDLVWAGRVTGDTLAPLRALLAGGRTAHKAKTSGPRRTRYARPGSGLRAMGAARPAMPTRGGPPTSAGRWSALPAADSDATLRALATTEVLLDRYGVVTRGSVAAEGVPGGFSVIYKVLASAEETGRVRRGYFVEGLGAAQFATSGAIDRLRAGAKPITSHRNPWDAPAPTEAARAVVLAAADPANPYGAALPWPEAEGGHKPGRKAGALVVLVDGVLALYIERGGKSLLSWSTEESELEAAADALVLAVREGALGQLTVHTADGDAVLGAQSPLTDALQKAGFHTTPRGLRLRR, from the coding sequence CTTCTCCCCCATCACCCGGGCATGGTTCACGGGCACCTTCAGCGAGCCCACGTCCGCGCAGGTCGGGGCGTGGGACGCGATCTCCAGCGGTTCGCACACCCTGGTCGTCGCGCCGACGGGCTCCGGCAAGACGTTGTCGGCGTTCCTGTGGGCCTTGGACCGGATGACCACGGAGACGACACCGGAGGATCCGCAGAAACGCTGCCGGGTCCTCTACATCTCCCCGATGAAGGCGCTCGCGGTCGACGTCGAGCGCAACCTTCGTGCTCCCCTGGTGGGGCTGCGTCACGCGGCGACCCGGCTCGGCGCCGAGCCGCCCGACGTGACCGTCGCCGTCCGGTCCGGCGACACCCCGGCGCAGGAGCGGCGCGCGTTCACGCGCAGCCCCAGCGACGTACTCATCACGACCCCCGAGTCGCTCTTCCTGCTGCTCACCTCGGCCGCCCGGGAGAGCCTGACCGGCATCGAGACGGTGATCCTCGACGAGGTCCACGCACTGGCCGGCACCAAGCGGGGCGCCCACCTCGCCGTGTCGCTGGAGCGCCTCGACGCGCTGCTCGACAAGCCCGCTCAGCGGGTCGGACTGTCAGCGACCGTGCGACCGGTCGACGAAGTCGCGCGGTTCCTTGCTGGCGGCCGCCCGGTCACCTGCGTCCAGCCGCCATCGACCAAGGAGTGGGACCTCGACGTCGTCGTGCCGGTGCCCGACCTGTCCGAGCTCGGTCAACCCACCGACGATCTCACCGGCGCGGCGGCCGGACCGCGGGAACGCAGCTCGATCTGGCCGCACGTCGAGGAACGCATCGTCGACCTGATCGCGCAGCACCGCTCGACCCTGGTCTTCGCCAACTCCCGTCGTCTCGCCGAACGGCTCACGACCCGGCTCAACGAGATCTGGCAGGAGCGCACGGCCGAGGCGGACGAGGCTGTCGCTGAGGGCGATTCGCGGCCACCTGCGGAGGTGATGGCGCAGGCGGGCAGCGCCCGGGGTGCGCCGGCTGTTCTCGCTCGCGCTCACCACGGGTCCGTCAGCAAGGAGCAGCGAGGCGAGATCGAGGACGCCCTCAAGACCGGCACGCTGCCGGCGGTCGTCGCGACCAGCTCTCTCGAGTTGGGCATCGACATGGGCGCGGTCGACCTGGTCATCCAGGTCGAGTCGCCACCGAGCGTGGCCAGCGGGCTGCAGCGCGTCGGCCGCGCCGGTCACCAGGTCGGCGCCGTCAGCCATGGCGTGGTCTTCCCCAAGTTCCGTGGTGACCTCGTCCAGACCGCCGTCGTCGTGGAGCGGATGCGCGACGGCGGGATCGAGGCCCTGCGGGTGCCGGCCAACCCCATCGACGTCCTCGCCCAGCAGATCGTGGCGATGTGCGCCATGGACGACTGGGACGTCGACGAGCTCTTCGCGCTGATGCAGCGGTCGGCCTCGTTCGGCACCCTCGCCCGTACGGTCCTGGAGTCGGTGCTCGACATGCTCTCGGGCCGTTACCCGAGCGAGGAGTTCGCCGAGCTGCGGCCGCGGATCGTCTGGGACCGGGTCGGCGGCAGCCTGTCGGGCCGCCCGGGCGCGCAACGCCTGGCGGTGACCAGCGGGGGCACGATCCCCGACCGCGGGCTGTACGCCGTGTTCCTCGCCTCCGGCGACGGCCCCGGGCGCCGCGTGGGCGAGCTCGACGAGGAGATGGTCTACGAGTCGCGTGTCGGCGACCTGTTCACCCTCGGCACCAGCACGTGGCGGATCGAGGACATCACCCACGACCGGGTGCTGGTGACCCCGGCTCCGGGTCAGCCCGGCAAACTTCCCTTCTGGAAGGGCGACTCGCTCGGTCGGCCGGCCGAGCTGGGCGCCGCCGTGGGCGCGTTCGTCCGCGAGGTCGGCGCGTTGCCCGACGACAAGGCGCACGAGCGCGTCAAGGCCGCCGGCCTGGATCAATGGGCCGCCGACAACCTGATCGCCTATCTGCGCGAGCAGCAGGAGGCGACCGGCCAGCTCTCCCACGACCGGCAGATCGTCGTCGAACGCTTCCGCGACGAGCTCGGCGACTGGCGGATCGTCATCCATTCGCCGTACGGCGCCGGGGTGCACGCGCCCTGGGCGCTCGCCATCGCCGCCCGGATGCGGGAGCGCTTCGGTCTCGAGGTGCAGGCCATGCACGGCGACGACGGCATCGTGCTGCGGCTGCTCGACCTGGATCTCGACGAGGGCGAGCAGTCGCTGGGCAGCGCGCTGATGGAGATCGTGGCCCTCGATCCCGACGAGGTGCACCAGTTGGTCACCGAGCAGATCGGTGGATCTGCCCTGTTCGCAGCGCGTTTCCGTGAGTGTGCGGCTCGCGCGCTGTTGTTGCCGCGACGACAGCCGGGCAAACGGCAGGCCTTGTGGCAGCAGCGGCAGCGCGCGTCCCAGCTGCTCGAGGTCGCCAGCCGCTACCCGTCGTTCCCCATCGTCCTCGAAGCGGTCCGGGAGTGCATCCAGGACGTCTTCGACGTGCCGGGGCTCACCCAGCTGATGCGTGACATCGGCGCCCGTCGCATCCGGATGGTGCAGGTCGACACGCAGCGCCCGTCGCCGTTCGCGGCCAGCCTGCTCTTCGGCTACGTCGCCCAGTTCCTCTACGAGGGCGACTCGCCGCTGGCTGAACGCCGCGCCGCAGCGCTCGCGCTCGACCCGTCGTTGCTGTCCGATCTGCTCGGCACGAGTGAGGGCGCCTCGCTGCGCGACCTGCTCGACCCCCAGGTCGTGACCGATACGGGCCTGGAGCTGCAGCGGCTCGCAGAGGGTCGCCGTGCCCGCAACGCCGAGGAGGTCGCCGACCTGGTGCGCGTGCTCGGCCCCCTGACGCTGGAGGAGATCACCGAGCGCAGCGACAGCGGGCAGGACGCCGTCCGCGGCTGGCTCACCGACCTGATCGGCACCCGGCGGCTCATCGAACCGTCCTGGGGCGGGACCGTGCGGTACGCCGCGATCGAGGACTCCTCACGGTTGCGCGACGCGCTCGGGGTCGCCCTGCCGCCGGGCGTGCCGGGGGCGTTCCTGGAGCCGGTCGACGACCCGCTCGGTGAGCTGCTCTCCCGCTACGCACGCACCCACATCCCGTTCACCGTCATGGAGGCCGCCGAATCGTTCGGCCTCGGGCGGGCCGTCGTCCACGACGGCCTGCGGCGCCTGGTCGGCGCCGGTCGCCTGGTGGAGGGTGAGTTCCGCCCTGGCATGCAGTCCGGCGAGGGCGCCGCCCTGGAGTTCTGCGACCGCGAGGTGCTGCGCATCCTCAAGCGCCGTTCATTGGCGTCGCTGCGTGCCGAGGTCGAGCCGGTGCCGGCGGTCGAACTCGCCAGGTTCATGCCCTCGTGGCAGGGCGTGCAGGGCCGAGCCCGCGGGGCCGACGGACTGCTGCGGGCCGTGGAGCAGTTGGCCGGTGCCCGCGTGCCGGCCAGCGCGCTGGAGACCCTGGTGCTCCCCGCGCGGGTCGTCGGATACACCCCCGGGCTGCTGGACGAGCTGACGACCAGTGGCGAGGTGCTCTGGCAGGGCCATGCCGCTCTACCTGGGGACGACGGGTGGGTCTCGCTGCACCTGACCGAGACCGCGCACCTGACGCTCGCGCCGGCCGACGACACCCTGGAGTTCACCGAGACGCACACCGCGTTGATGGACGCCCTCGGTGCCGGCGGCGCGTACTTCTTCCGCATGCTGTCCGACGCCGCCCACTCCACCAACGACACCGAGCTCGTCGGTGCGCTGTGGGATCTGGTCTGGGCGGGGCGGGTCACCGGCGACACCCTGGCGCCGCTGCGCGCGCTCCTCGCCGGCGGCCGCACCGCCCACAAGGCGAAGACCTCCGGTCCACGGCGTACTCGATATGCCCGTCCCGGATCCGGCCTGCGCGCGATGGGCGCCGCCAGGCCGGCCATGCCCACTCGCGGCGGGCCACCCACGTCTGCCGGTCGCTGGTCGGCGCTACCGGCCGCGGACAGCGATGCCACGCTCCGGGCGCTGGCGACCACCGAGGTGCTGCTCGACCGCTACGGAGTGGTGACCCGCGGTTCGGTGGCGGCCGAGGGGGTTCCCGGTGGGTTCTCGGTCATCTACAAGGTGCTGGCGTCGGCAGAGGAGACCGGCCGAGTACGTCGCGGTTACTTCGTGGAGGGACTCGGCGCCGCTCAGTTCGCCACCTCCGGCGCGATCGACCGGCTGCGCGCGGGTGCGAAACCCATTACGAGCCACCGCAACCCGTGGGATGCTCCCGCACCCACCGAGGCAGCTCGCGCCGTCGTACTCGCCGCTGCGGATCCCGCCAACCCGTACGGTGCCGCGTTGCCCTGGCCGGAGGCCGAAGGGGGCCACAAGCCCGGCCGCAAGGCCGGTGCCCTCGTCGTCCTGGTCGACGGCGTGCTCGCGCTCTACATCGAGCGGGGCGGCAAGTCGCTGCTCAGCTGGTCCACCGAGGAGTCGGAGTTGGAGGCCGCGGCAGACGCCCTCGTGCTCGCCGTACGCGAGGGGGCACTGGGGCAGCTCACCGTGCACACCGCCGACGGCGACGCGGTCCTCGGTGCACAGTCGCCACTCACCGACGCTCTGCAGAAGGCCGGGTTCCACACCACCCCGCGCGGCCTGCGCCTGCGCCGCTGA
- a CDS encoding Fpg/Nei family DNA glycosylase, protein MPEGDVVWKAADRLNAALRDQPLVGAELRWPGIPDRPLHGMVTTGVHSRGKHLLHRLDSGLTIHSHLRMEGSWRVRPTPQVTPRFARAADIRALLATQEWAAIGWRLGMLDLIATGDEHRLVGHLGPDILGADWDPEEAVRRLLRAPDLTIGEALLDQRNLAGIGTFFAAEALFARRLNPWTAVGDLGPDEVRALIDVAQKQLAQSAHDPSRSLTQRTGLLDDNYVHGRSGLPCERCGTLIRVAMIGKAPQDRTMFYCPHCQGGLGPTDDGKRQRPIGR, encoded by the coding sequence GTGCCCGAAGGCGACGTGGTCTGGAAGGCGGCCGACCGACTCAACGCCGCGCTGCGCGACCAACCGCTCGTCGGAGCCGAGTTGCGCTGGCCCGGCATCCCCGACCGCCCGTTGCACGGCATGGTCACCACCGGCGTGCACAGCCGCGGCAAGCACCTGCTGCACCGCCTCGACTCGGGCCTGACGATCCATTCCCATCTGCGGATGGAGGGCTCGTGGCGGGTGCGCCCGACACCGCAGGTGACGCCGCGTTTCGCCAGAGCCGCCGACATCCGCGCTCTGCTCGCGACGCAGGAGTGGGCGGCGATTGGCTGGCGCCTCGGCATGCTCGACCTCATCGCGACCGGGGACGAGCACCGGCTGGTCGGCCACCTCGGTCCGGACATCCTCGGCGCGGACTGGGACCCGGAGGAGGCGGTACGCCGGCTGCTGCGAGCTCCCGATCTGACCATCGGCGAAGCACTGCTCGACCAGCGCAACCTCGCCGGCATCGGTACCTTCTTCGCGGCCGAGGCGCTCTTCGCCCGGCGACTGAACCCATGGACCGCCGTGGGCGATCTGGGTCCGGACGAGGTCCGCGCGCTGATCGACGTCGCCCAGAAACAGCTGGCGCAGTCGGCACACGACCCGTCACGCTCGCTCACCCAGCGCACGGGCCTGCTCGACGACAACTACGTGCACGGCCGCAGCGGACTGCCGTGCGAGCGGTGCGGCACGCTCATCCGCGTCGCGATGATCGGCAAGGCCCCCCAGGACCGCACGATGTTCTACTGCCCGCACTGCCAGGGCGGGCTCGGACCGACCGACGACGGGAAGCGGCAGCGCCCCATCGGTCGTTGA
- a CDS encoding helix-turn-helix domain-containing protein, with product MILLRRELGDVLRDQRQDQGRTLREVSAAAKVSLGYLSEIERGEKEASSELLSSVCSALGIPLSTALSQVSQRVAAAEAVSAPVPLPVHTARTPVVSAA from the coding sequence ATGATCTTGTTACGACGCGAACTCGGTGACGTCCTTCGCGACCAGCGCCAGGACCAGGGCCGCACGTTGCGCGAGGTATCTGCTGCCGCCAAGGTGTCGCTGGGCTACCTCAGCGAGATCGAGCGCGGCGAGAAGGAAGCCTCCTCGGAGTTGCTGTCCTCCGTCTGCTCCGCCCTCGGCATCCCGCTCTCGACGGCGCTTTCCCAGGTGTCCCAACGCGTCGCTGCCGCCGAGGCCGTGAGCGCGCCGGTGCCGCTTCCTGTGCACACCGCGCGCACGCCGGTCGTCTCCGCAGCCTGA
- a CDS encoding CinA family protein yields MSVLDPADVVAALRSAGATVGVAESLTGGLVVARLVQVPGASAVVRGGVVAYATDLKHSVLGVDADLLAAGGAVQAEVAEQMATGVRRVLGSTYGLGTTGVAGPTEQDGQPVGRAFVAVAGPEGVQVRQLDLAGNRESVREACTVAVLRLLASGLAPTGRLD; encoded by the coding sequence ATGTCCGTTCTCGATCCGGCCGACGTGGTCGCTGCCCTGCGCTCCGCGGGCGCCACGGTCGGGGTGGCCGAGTCGCTCACCGGTGGCCTCGTGGTGGCCCGGCTGGTGCAGGTCCCCGGGGCCAGCGCCGTCGTGCGCGGGGGCGTGGTGGCCTACGCCACCGATCTCAAGCACAGCGTGCTGGGCGTGGACGCCGACCTGCTCGCCGCCGGTGGTGCGGTGCAGGCCGAGGTCGCCGAGCAGATGGCGACCGGGGTACGCCGGGTGCTGGGGTCGACCTACGGCCTCGGGACGACGGGGGTGGCCGGCCCGACCGAGCAGGACGGGCAGCCCGTCGGGCGCGCGTTCGTGGCGGTGGCTGGTCCGGAAGGGGTGCAGGTGCGGCAGCTGGACCTGGCGGGCAACCGTGAGTCCGTGCGCGAGGCGTGCACGGTGGCGGTGCTGCGACTGCTGGCCTCCGGCCTTGCACCGACGGGCCGGCTGGATTAA
- the pgsA gene encoding CDP-diacylglycerol--glycerol-3-phosphate 3-phosphatidyltransferase — protein MPPPLVPDPATAPSTGVSNWNIANALTVLRILLVPFFGWLLLTHGGHDTAYRWGALGVFFVASVTDRIDGDLARSRGLVTDFGKIVDPIADKALMGMALVGLSLIHEVPWWITVLILIREFGVTVLRLWVLRHGVLPASRGGKAKTALQALGIGLFVMPLGGIVHVAAWCVLLVALVITVVTGVDYVFRALRLRARPVR, from the coding sequence GTGCCCCCGCCCCTCGTGCCGGACCCGGCGACCGCCCCGAGCACCGGGGTGAGCAACTGGAACATCGCCAACGCCCTGACCGTCCTGCGCATCCTGCTGGTGCCGTTCTTCGGGTGGCTGCTGCTCACCCACGGGGGTCATGACACGGCGTACCGCTGGGGCGCGCTGGGGGTGTTCTTCGTCGCGTCCGTGACCGACCGCATCGACGGGGACCTCGCCCGATCGCGGGGTCTGGTGACCGACTTCGGCAAGATCGTGGACCCGATCGCCGACAAGGCGCTGATGGGGATGGCGCTCGTCGGGCTCTCACTGATCCACGAGGTCCCGTGGTGGATCACCGTGCTCATCCTCATTCGCGAGTTCGGGGTGACGGTGCTGCGGCTGTGGGTCCTGCGGCACGGCGTGCTCCCCGCGAGCCGCGGCGGCAAGGCCAAGACCGCCCTGCAGGCGCTCGGGATCGGGTTGTTCGTGATGCCGCTCGGCGGGATCGTGCACGTCGCGGCGTGGTGCGTGCTGCTCGTCGCGCTGGTCATCACGGTCGTGACCGGCGTCGACTACGTCTTCCGAGCGCTGCGGCTGCGGGCCCGGCCGGTGCGCTGA
- the rimO gene encoding 30S ribosomal protein S12 methylthiotransferase RimO has translation MSSPSRSVALVTLGCARNEVDSEELAGRLAAGGWSLVDDAADADVAVVNTCGFVEQAKKDSIDALLEANDLKQHGRTKAVVAVGCLAQRYGKKLAEELPEADAVLGFDSYEDMSASLTAILDGERPESHTPGDRRKLLPLSPVARQGQGVAQPGHGSHGSNGSDGSHTADAPLSAGEIAGPPQDVTIESPAGSPRIIRARLDGRPWAPLKIASGCDRRCAFCAIPMFRGAFVSRRPSDVLDEARWLGQHDAREIFLVSENSTSYGKDLGDLRLLDTMLPELVAVEGISRVRVSYLQPAEIRPDLLDVMTSTPGVAPYFDISFQHASGPLLRTMRRFGDRESFLGLLEQVRARSPYAGIRSNVIVGFPGETEDDVAELEEFLLNARLDVVGVFGYSDEDGTEAESYAAKLPADEIDARVEHIRTLATELNEQRAAERIGEEVEVLVESSELDEDSGEWEVRGRAGQQGPDVDGETILTYGDRARPAVGDIVTARVEDTLGIDWIASPL, from the coding sequence ATGTCCTCCCCTTCGCGCAGCGTTGCGCTCGTCACACTCGGGTGCGCGCGCAACGAGGTGGATTCGGAGGAGTTGGCCGGCCGACTGGCCGCAGGAGGCTGGTCCCTGGTCGACGACGCCGCCGATGCCGACGTCGCCGTCGTCAACACCTGCGGGTTCGTCGAGCAGGCCAAGAAGGACTCGATCGACGCGCTCCTGGAGGCCAACGACCTCAAACAGCACGGGCGTACGAAGGCCGTCGTAGCCGTCGGATGCCTGGCCCAGCGCTACGGCAAGAAGCTGGCCGAGGAGTTGCCCGAGGCCGACGCCGTGCTCGGATTCGACTCCTACGAGGACATGTCGGCGTCGCTGACCGCGATCCTCGACGGTGAGCGGCCGGAGTCGCACACGCCGGGAGATCGCCGCAAGCTGCTGCCGCTGTCGCCCGTCGCGCGGCAGGGGCAGGGAGTGGCTCAGCCTGGACATGGCAGCCATGGCAGCAACGGGAGCGATGGCAGTCACACCGCTGACGCCCCGCTGAGCGCGGGCGAGATCGCCGGGCCCCCGCAGGACGTCACCATCGAGTCGCCGGCCGGATCCCCGCGCATCATCCGCGCCCGGTTGGACGGACGGCCGTGGGCGCCGTTGAAGATCGCCAGCGGGTGTGACCGGCGGTGCGCGTTCTGCGCGATCCCGATGTTCCGTGGCGCCTTCGTCTCGCGCCGCCCTTCCGACGTCCTCGACGAGGCGCGCTGGCTCGGGCAGCACGACGCGCGCGAGATCTTCCTGGTCAGCGAGAACTCCACGTCCTACGGCAAGGACCTCGGCGACCTGCGGCTGCTCGACACGATGCTGCCGGAGTTGGTTGCCGTGGAGGGGATCTCGCGGGTGCGGGTGTCCTATCTGCAGCCGGCCGAGATCCGCCCCGACCTGCTCGACGTGATGACCTCCACCCCGGGCGTGGCGCCGTACTTCGACATCTCCTTCCAGCACGCGAGCGGTCCGCTGCTGCGCACGATGCGCCGGTTCGGCGACCGCGAGTCGTTCCTGGGACTGCTGGAGCAGGTGCGCGCGCGGTCGCCGTACGCCGGCATCCGCTCCAACGTCATCGTCGGTTTCCCCGGCGAGACGGAGGACGACGTCGCCGAGCTGGAGGAGTTCCTGCTGAACGCCCGGCTCGACGTGGTCGGTGTGTTCGGCTACTCCGACGAGGACGGCACCGAGGCCGAGTCGTACGCCGCGAAGCTGCCCGCCGACGAGATCGACGCGCGGGTGGAGCACATCCGGACCCTGGCGACCGAGCTCAACGAGCAGCGCGCCGCCGAGCGCATCGGCGAAGAGGTCGAGGTGCTCGTGGAGTCCTCGGAGTTGGACGAGGACTCCGGTGAGTGGGAGGTCCGCGGGCGCGCCGGCCAGCAGGGACCCGACGTCGACGGCGAGACGATCCTGACCTACGGCGACCGGGCCCGCCCGGCCGTCGGCGACATCGTGACGGCCCGCGTCGAGGACACCCTCGGGATCGACTGGATCGCGAGCCCGCTGTGA
- a CDS encoding dipeptidase — protein MSRDLTDLLHEHPLIDGHNDLPWAARDLTGYDFDRLDLAAGTVGRTHTDLPRLAAGLVGGQFWSVWVPATLAGDAAVTATLEQIDGVHQMIGRYADRLGLARTADEARRVFASGRIASFLGAEGGHSIGCSLGALRMLHVLGVRYMTLTHNENVPWADSATDTPVLKGLSPFGVEVVREMNRIGMLVDLSHVSADTMRDALAESVAPVIFSHSSARAVCDSPRNAPDDVLEILRDENGVIMATFVPDFVSQECADWRAGAREAARTEGIDPNDHEAFEAFGARHSVAHPKPKATIEHVLAHFEHLREVVGVDHIGVGGDYDGVRELPEGLQDVSCYPRLFGALRDRGWSDADLAKVAGANVLRVLGDAEDVARELQTTRGPSLATYADLDG, from the coding sequence ATGTCCCGTGACCTCACCGACCTCCTGCACGAGCATCCCCTCATCGACGGTCACAACGACCTGCCGTGGGCCGCGCGCGACCTGACGGGCTATGACTTCGACCGGCTCGACCTGGCCGCCGGCACCGTCGGACGCACCCACACCGATCTGCCGCGGTTGGCCGCGGGCCTGGTCGGCGGGCAGTTCTGGTCGGTCTGGGTGCCGGCGACGCTCGCCGGTGATGCCGCGGTGACGGCGACCCTCGAACAGATCGACGGCGTCCACCAGATGATCGGCCGGTACGCCGACCGGCTGGGTCTCGCGCGCACCGCCGACGAGGCGCGGCGCGTCTTCGCCTCCGGCCGGATCGCGTCCTTCCTCGGCGCGGAGGGCGGTCACAGCATCGGCTGCTCGCTCGGCGCGCTGCGCATGCTGCATGTGCTCGGGGTGCGCTACATGACGCTGACGCACAACGAGAACGTGCCGTGGGCCGACTCGGCCACCGACACCCCCGTGCTCAAGGGCCTCAGCCCGTTCGGCGTCGAGGTGGTGCGGGAGATGAACCGGATCGGCATGCTGGTCGACCTGTCCCACGTGAGCGCCGACACCATGCGCGATGCGCTGGCCGAGTCGGTGGCGCCGGTGATCTTCTCCCACTCCAGCGCCCGCGCCGTGTGCGACAGCCCCCGCAACGCGCCCGACGACGTGCTGGAGATTCTGCGGGACGAGAACGGCGTCATCATGGCGACCTTCGTGCCGGACTTCGTCTCGCAGGAGTGCGCCGACTGGCGCGCGGGCGCCCGCGAGGCGGCGCGTACCGAGGGCATCGACCCCAACGATCACGAGGCCTTCGAGGCGTTCGGGGCCCGGCATTCCGTCGCGCACCCGAAGCCGAAGGCCACCATCGAGCACGTCCTCGCGCACTTCGAGCACCTTCGCGAGGTCGTCGGCGTCGACCACATCGGCGTCGGCGGCGACTACGACGGGGTGCGGGAGCTGCCCGAGGGGCTGCAGGACGTCAGCTGCTACCCGCGGTTGTTCGGTGCCCTCCGCGATCGCGGGTGGTCCGACGCGGACCTCGCCAAGGTCGCGGGCGCCAACGTGCTGCGGGTGCTCGGTGATGCCGAGGACGTGGCTCGTGAGCTGCAGACCACACGTGGACCCAGCCTCGCGACGTACGCCGACCTCGACGGCTGA
- a CDS encoding ion channel, with amino-acid sequence MTVAAPRRRTGLRGILGTYPNAVLLIIQLGGLLIYPFTGDSTPGRTAYSVVQLLVLVTAVAAVRMTPALTWISATIGVPALIFSVLDVPLHDAYWVTVGLDVTHAIFYLYTAYALIRYMFGDNEVGADEIYATGACFTVVAWAFAYLYGLVQTVWSGQFTTGTMHHGPLTWIELVFLSFTTMTGTGLSDIYPVGDHARSAAMLEQLAGVNYLGLVVARLLGMTLTRFRKEP; translated from the coding sequence ATGACCGTCGCGGCCCCGCGGCGGCGTACCGGCCTGCGGGGCATCCTCGGCACCTACCCCAACGCCGTGCTGCTGATCATCCAGCTCGGCGGCCTGCTGATCTATCCGTTCACCGGCGACAGCACGCCCGGCCGCACGGCGTACTCCGTGGTGCAGCTGCTCGTGCTGGTCACCGCGGTGGCTGCCGTGCGGATGACACCGGCCCTCACCTGGATCTCGGCCACGATCGGAGTGCCGGCGCTGATCTTCAGCGTGCTGGACGTGCCGCTGCACGACGCGTACTGGGTCACGGTGGGGCTCGACGTGACGCACGCGATCTTCTACCTCTACACGGCGTACGCGCTGATCCGTTACATGTTCGGCGACAACGAGGTCGGCGCCGACGAGATCTACGCGACCGGCGCGTGCTTCACCGTGGTGGCGTGGGCGTTCGCCTATCTCTACGGGCTGGTGCAGACCGTGTGGTCCGGCCAGTTCACGACCGGCACGATGCACCACGGGCCGCTGACCTGGATCGAGCTGGTCTTCCTGTCCTTCACCACGATGACCGGGACGGGGCTCTCCGACATCTACCCCGTCGGCGACCACGCCCGGTCCGCGGCGATGTTGGAGCAACTTGCCGGAGTCAACTATCTAGGCCTGGTGGTCGCTCGACTGCTAGGGATGACCTTGACGAGGTTTCGCAAGGAACCGTGA